A section of the Ammospiza caudacuta isolate bAmmCau1 chromosome 28, bAmmCau1.pri, whole genome shotgun sequence genome encodes:
- the DIRAS1 gene encoding GTP-binding protein Di-Ras1 — protein sequence MPEQSNDYRVVVFGAGGVGKSSLVLRFVKGTFRDTYIPTIEDTYRQVISCDKSVCTLQITDTTGSHQFPAMQRLSISKGHAFILVFSVTSKQSLEELKPIYQQIVQIKGSVESIPIMLVGNKCDETQREVESREGEAMAKEWKCAFMETSAKMNYNVKELFQELLNLEKRRNVSLTIDGKRSSKQKRTDKIKGKCSIM from the coding sequence ATGCCGGAGCAGAGCAACGATTACCGCGTGGTGGTGTTCGGAGCCGGTGGCGTGGGCAAGAGCTCGCTGGTGCTGCGCTTCGTCAAGGGGACCTTCCGCGACACCTACATCCCCACCATCGAGGACACCTACCGGCAGGTGATCAGCTGCGACAAGAGCGTGTGCACGCTGCAGATCACCGACACCACCGGCAGCCACCAGTTCCCCGCCATGCAGCGCCTGTCCATCTCCAAGGGCCATGCCTTCATCCTGGTCTTCTCGGTCACCAGCAAGCAGTCGCTGGAGGAGCTGAAGCCCATCTACCAGCAGATCGTGCAGATCAAGGGCAGCGTGGAGAGCATCCCCATCATGCTGGTGGGCAACAAGTGCGACGAGACGCAGCGAGaggtggagagcagggagggggaggCCATGGCCAAGGAGTGGAAGTGCGCCTTCATGGAGACCTCGGCCAAGATGAACTACAACGTCAAGGAGctcttccaggagctgctgaacctggagaagaggaggaacGTCAGCCTCACCATCGACGGGAAGCGCTCCAGCAAGCAGAAGAGGACAGACAAAATCAAGGGGAAGTGCAGCATCATGTAG
- the SLC39A3 gene encoding zinc transporter ZIP3, which translates to MRIVVAKLLCLLGICVLVLAGALLPVRLIEADHEKAQRSRRLLALCNSFGGGVFLATCFNALLPAVRGKLDEVLRQNNVTTDYPVAETIMMVGFFLSVFVDQLFLSLQKEKPSFIDLETFNAGSDAGSDSEYESPFMASPRGRAPYGEHGPHSHSLHLPELARCGPRRLLGLVFALCTHSIFEGLALGLQEDGSRVVSLFLGVAVHETLVAVALGISMAKASLALRDAAKLAAAVCLMIPLGIGVGMGIESSRSAAGSIASLLLQGVAGGTFLFVTFFEILAKELEDKSHRLLKVLCLVLGYAALAGLVLVPW; encoded by the exons ATGAGGATCGTGGTGGCcaagctgctgtgcctgctgggcATCTGCGTGCTGGTGCTGGCCGGGGCGCTGCTGCCTGTCCGGCTCATCGAGGCCGACCACGAGAAGGCTCAGCGCTCCCGCCGCCTGCTGGCGCTCTGCAACTCCTTCGGGGGCGGCGTCTTCCTGGCCACGTGCTTCAACGCGCTGCTGCCCGCCGTCAGGGGCAAG cTCGATGAGGTGCTCAGACAGAACAACGTGACCACGGACTACCCGGTGGCCGAGACCATCATGATGGTCGGCTTCTTCCTGTCAGTCTTTGTGGACCAGCTCTTCCTGAGCCTGCAGAAGGAGAAGCCATCCTTCATCGACCTGGAGACCTTCAACGCGGGCTCGGACGCGGGCAGCGACTCGGAGTACGAGAGCCCCTTCATGGCGTCGCCGCGCGGGCGCGCGCCCTACGGCGAGCACGGCCCGCACTCGCACAGCCTGCACCTCCCCGAGCTGGCGCGCTGCGGGCCCCGCCGCCTGCTGGGGCTGGTCTTTGCCCTCTGCACCCACTCCATCTTCGAGGGCTTGGCGCTGGGCCTGCAGGAGGACGGCAGCAGAGTGGTCAGTCTGTTCCTGGGAGTGGCCGTGCACGAAACGCTGGTGGCCGTGGCCTTGGGCATCAGCATGGCCAAGGCGTCGCTGGCGCTGAGGGACGCGGCCAAGCTGGCGGCGGCCGTGTGCCTGATGATCCCGCTGGGCATCGGGGTGGGCATGGGCATCGAGAGCAGCCGCAGCGCCGCGGGCAGCATcgcctccctgctgctgcagggcgtCGCCGGCGGCACCTTCCTCTTCGTCACCTTCTTCGAGATCctggccaaggagctggaggatAAAAGCCACCGGCTGCTCAAGGTGCTGTGCTTGGTGCTGGGTTACGCCGCGCTGGCCGGGCTGGTGCTCGTGCCTTGGTGA